The following are encoded in a window of Osmia bicornis bicornis chromosome 15, iOsmBic2.1, whole genome shotgun sequence genomic DNA:
- the LOC114872903 gene encoding paxillin isoform X6, whose amino-acid sequence MAMDRTMYGKIERSAIYQPYKITIKKGSPPGYALLADLQNTVSSEGNHVGSNATPGYGSLNGARTTAYRSYDNRTSPLPSQSPTYQNREAIEESIARSSSGGKMPSLNNNLSELDTLLQDLSNARYNAHYQERETRVSSAGMNGDSSPMLRSPSSMSASRPTVDSLLEELSTAVPNGDYPTDGKVKVTIQETSTEIQPVYDGYPSRVHGSLNRSEVQRGYTNGHTASNATKELDDLMASLSEFKINSGSHQHQTVTDSPYAKPNKATKSSQSPQPPEGAQTRIHITETHATHHYQQQHGEPYPSQPAAQTKQNQLDSMLGNLQADMSRQGVNTTQKGCCSACEKPIVGQVITALGKTWHPEHFTCTHCNQELGTRNFFEREGHPYCEPDYHNLFSPRCAYCNGPILDKCVTALEKTWHTEHFFCAQCGKQFGEEGFHERDGKPYCREDYFDMFAPKCGGCNRAIMENYISALNSQWHPDCFVCRDCKKPVSGKSFYAMEGKPVCPKCVGVDDDEEEEEEEA is encoded by the exons atggCTATGGATCGAACGATGTACGGGAAGATAGAACGAAGCGCTATCTATCAACCCTATAAAATCACCATTAAGAAGGGTTCGCCACCTGGAT ATGCGTTGTTAGCGGATTTACAAAACACGGTGTCATCGGAGGGCAATCATGTCGGTAGTAATGCAACTCCTGGTTACGGATCATTGAACGGGGCACGAACCACTGCATACAGATCCTACGATAATCGAACTTCCCCTCTTCCCTCACAATCG CCGACTTATCAAAACCGTGAAGCAATCGAGGAGAGCATCGCTAGAAGCAGCAGCGGAGGGAAGATGCCGTCTCTGAACAACAATCTTTCAGAGTTGGACACTCTTCTCCAAGATTTAAGTAACGCTCGCTACAACGCCCACTATCAGGAAAGAG AGACCCGCGTATCCTCCGCAGGAATGAACGGAGACTCTAGTCCGATGCTTCGTTCTCCGAGCAGTATGTCAGCCTCCAGACCCACCGTCGATTCCTTACTCGAGGAATTAAGCACCGCGGTACCGAACGG GGATTATCCGACGGATGGAAAGGTGAAAGTGACCATACAGGAGACGTCGACGGAGATTCAACCTGTGTACGATGGTTATCCTTCCAGAGTACATGGTTCGTTGAATCGTAGCGAGGTGCAAAGGGGATACACGAATGGTCACACGGCTAGCAACGCTACCAAGGAACTGGACGACTTAATGGCTTCTCTGTCCGAATTCAAG ATCAACAGCGGCTCCCATCAGCATCAGACGGTGACAGACTCTCCGTACGCGAAGCCGAACAAAGCGACGAAGAGTTCGCAGAGCCCGCAGCCACCCGAAGGCGCGCAAACTCGAATTCATATCACAGAGACCCACGCGACGCATCATTATCAGCAGCAACACGGGGAGCCGTATCCAAGCCAGCCAGCGGCTCAGACGAAACAGAATCAGTTGGATTCTATGCTAGGAAACCTACAGGCAGACATGAGCCGTCAAGGTGTGAACACTACTCAGAAGGGCTGCTGCAGCGCCTGCGAGAAGCCTATCGTCGGACAA GTGATCACCGCGCTAGGAAAGACCTGGCACCCGGAACACTTCACTTGCACCCACTGCAATCAAGAATTAGGAACACGGAACTTCTTCGAGAGGGAGGGACACCCGTACTGCGAGCCGGATTATCATAATCTATTCTCGCCTCGTTGTGCCTACTGTAACGGTCCCATTCTGGAC AAATGCGTAACCGCTCTGGAAAAAACTTGGCACACCGAGCACTTCTTCTGCGCTCAGTGTGGCAAACAATTCGGCGAGGAAGGATTCCACGAGCGGGACGGCAAGCCTTACTGCAGAGAGGATTACTTTGACATGTTCGCACCGAAATGTGGCGGCTGCAATCGTGCCATCATGGAGAATTACATATCCGCCCTGAATAGTCAGTGGCACCCGGACTGTTTCGTTTGCAGG GATTGTAAGAAGCCAGTTTCTGGAAAGTCGTTTTACGCAATGGAGGGCAAACCCGTTTGCCCGAAATGCGTCGGCGTCGATgacgacgaagaagaagaagaagaagaagcataA